The Shewanella zhangzhouensis genome has a window encoding:
- a CDS encoding hydrolase, translating into MCVLRKWLKGIAAVKFALIVLLGLSVWSTRIPDIAYHPVLPEQSLANFHVIEFNDDGQMHLPAQFDALKARLRTTPGSDLLIFIHGWHHNAAPNDDNFVAFQRFYQQMSATNPTLLGLYIGWRGDQYDPFWLDGSDDPDSVVEPLDFPTIFTSKRVAKRVGEHGVRPLLAELDTLADEGILGRYTLIGHSLGGVVALHARKQSLLENLAKGQGERHLTVLLNPAASAREYQPLDKWRGPDNAGPAMLVLQSKTDFAVLEAFNWLKEGERAVGNSWAITHDIDPCPGRDCSRKLALPKALQDHDAKPGCMQVLDGPGWKIRARLHARKTVQSCEDANRQAVWVLAVADGVIAGHNGILTEVQGVALAAALDNWQSAWQGAAHTASISGPITPESPLWLEPHAAAEPQADSNHTGVPASK; encoded by the coding sequence ATGTGTGTTTTGCGTAAGTGGTTGAAAGGCATCGCGGCCGTAAAATTTGCCCTGATTGTGCTGCTTGGGCTGTCCGTTTGGTCCACACGTATCCCAGATATTGCCTACCATCCTGTTTTGCCAGAACAGTCCCTAGCCAATTTCCACGTCATCGAATTCAATGATGACGGGCAAATGCATCTGCCCGCCCAGTTTGATGCGCTCAAGGCTCGTCTAAGGACGACGCCGGGTTCAGACCTGCTGATTTTTATCCACGGCTGGCACCACAATGCAGCGCCAAATGACGATAACTTTGTCGCCTTTCAGCGTTTTTACCAACAGATGTCGGCGACTAACCCGACGCTGCTGGGTCTCTATATCGGTTGGCGCGGCGACCAGTACGACCCCTTTTGGCTTGACGGCTCTGACGACCCCGACAGCGTGGTTGAGCCGCTGGACTTTCCCACCATATTCACCAGCAAACGCGTGGCAAAGCGGGTAGGAGAACATGGCGTCAGGCCGTTATTGGCTGAGCTCGACACCCTCGCGGATGAAGGTATCCTGGGACGCTATACCCTGATAGGCCACAGCCTCGGTGGCGTGGTGGCGCTCCATGCCCGCAAGCAAAGCCTGCTGGAGAATCTGGCAAAGGGGCAGGGGGAGCGGCATCTTACCGTGCTGCTTAATCCCGCGGCCTCCGCCAGGGAATATCAACCGCTGGATAAATGGCGTGGCCCAGACAATGCCGGGCCAGCCATGCTGGTGCTGCAGTCCAAAACGGATTTTGCTGTGCTGGAGGCCTTCAATTGGCTCAAGGAAGGAGAGCGCGCCGTGGGCAACTCCTGGGCTATTACCCACGATATTGACCCCTGTCCGGGGCGGGATTGCAGCCGCAAACTCGCTCTTCCCAAGGCGCTGCAGGACCACGATGCCAAACCCGGCTGTATGCAGGTGCTGGATGGCCCTGGCTGGAAGATCCGCGCCCGTCTGCACGCCCGAAAAACGGTGCAAAGCTGTGAGGATGCCAACCGTCAGGCTGTATGGGTACTGGCGGTTGCCGATGGGGTGATTGCCGGTCATAACGGTATCCTGACCGAAGTACAGGGCGTTGCACTGGCGGCCGCTTTGGATAATTGGCAAAGTGCCTGGCAAGGGGCAGCCCACACAGCCTCAATATCAGGCCCCATCACACCCGAATCGCCGCTTTGGCTTGAGCCCCATGCAGCTGCTGAACCCCAAGCTGACAGTAATCACACGGGAGTTCCTGCGTCGAAATAA
- a CDS encoding septation protein A — MKQLLDFLPLLVFFAVYKFFDIYAATGALIVATLIQLIATYALYKKIEKMHLITFALVASFGTATLIFHDDAFIKWKVTIVYALFAIALIAGQFLGKPILKSMLGQEMPVDDKIWARLTWYWVLFFVACGLINIYVAFSLSQETWVNFKVFGLTAATLVNTLLTVVYLFKHLPEDKKKELK, encoded by the coding sequence ATGAAACAGCTGCTCGATTTTTTACCGCTTCTGGTCTTTTTCGCCGTTTACAAGTTTTTTGATATTTATGCCGCCACTGGCGCCCTGATTGTCGCGACGCTTATCCAGCTCATCGCCACCTATGCGCTGTATAAAAAAATCGAAAAAATGCACCTGATCACCTTTGCCCTGGTGGCCAGCTTCGGTACCGCTACCCTGATTTTCCACGATGATGCCTTTATCAAGTGGAAGGTGACCATAGTCTATGCCCTGTTCGCCATCGCCCTCATTGCAGGGCAGTTTCTGGGGAAGCCCATTCTCAAATCCATGCTCGGTCAGGAAATGCCGGTAGACGATAAGATTTGGGCCAGACTCACCTGGTACTGGGTGCTGTTTTTTGTCGCCTGTGGGCTTATCAACATCTATGTGGCTTTCAGTCTGTCCCAGGAAACCTGGGTGAACTTCAAAGTATTCGGGCTGACCGCCGCCACTCTGGTGAACACACTGCTTACCGTGGTTTACCTGTTCAAACATCTTCCCGAAGATAAAAAGAAGGAACTCAAATAA
- a CDS encoding YciI family protein — protein MWYMISSQDVANSLEKRLAARPAHLARLQELADEGRLMIAGPHPAIDSDNPGEAGFTGSLVVAEFESLELAQAWADADPYIAAGVYEKVIVKPFKRVLP, from the coding sequence ATGTGGTACATGATTTCATCCCAGGACGTTGCCAACAGTCTCGAAAAACGCCTTGCCGCCCGTCCTGCACACCTGGCGCGCCTGCAGGAACTGGCCGATGAGGGTCGCCTGATGATTGCCGGTCCTCACCCGGCTATCGACAGCGATAACCCAGGTGAAGCGGGCTTCACCGGCTCTCTGGTAGTGGCCGAATTTGAATCACTGGAGCTCGCCCAGGCATGGGCCGATGCCGATCCTTACATTGCCGCAGGCGTGTATGAAAAGGTGATCGTAAAACCATTTAAGCGAGTGTTGCCCTGA
- the xthA gene encoding exodeoxyribonuclease III: protein MKVVSFNINGLRSRLHQLQALIDTQAPDIIGLQETKVHDEAFPLADVEAMGYKVYYHGGKAHYGVALLSKVEPESVEKGYPWDAEDAQRRMIIGKFRQPNGRMLTVMNGYFPQGESRDHEIKFPAKRKFYADLQRLLTESYSCDDDIIIMGDINISPLDLDIGIGPDNAKRWLRTGKCSFLPEEREWLQTLKDWGFDDSFRVLHPEKDATYSWFDYRSKGFDDNRGLRIDVIMTTRSLTDRLVASGVDYHIRAMEKPSDHAPVWSEFE, encoded by the coding sequence ATGAAGGTCGTTTCCTTTAACATCAATGGCCTGCGGTCGCGCCTGCATCAACTTCAAGCGCTGATTGATACCCAGGCGCCTGATATCATCGGCCTGCAGGAAACCAAGGTACACGACGAAGCCTTTCCCCTCGCCGATGTCGAGGCCATGGGTTACAAGGTTTATTACCATGGTGGCAAGGCCCATTACGGTGTGGCGCTGCTGTCGAAGGTTGAACCCGAATCCGTGGAAAAGGGTTACCCATGGGATGCAGAAGATGCCCAAAGACGGATGATCATCGGAAAATTCCGTCAGCCAAACGGCCGCATGCTTACCGTGATGAACGGCTACTTCCCCCAGGGTGAGAGCCGGGATCATGAAATCAAGTTTCCGGCCAAGCGTAAGTTTTATGCCGATCTCCAGCGCCTCCTGACCGAATCCTACAGCTGCGATGATGACATCATCATCATGGGGGATATCAACATATCTCCATTGGATTTGGACATAGGCATTGGTCCGGACAATGCCAAACGCTGGCTCAGAACCGGTAAGTGCAGTTTCCTGCCGGAAGAGCGCGAGTGGCTGCAAACCCTGAAAGACTGGGGATTTGACGACAGCTTCCGGGTACTGCACCCCGAAAAAGACGCCACCTATTCCTGGTTCGATTACCGCAGCAAGGGCTTTGATGATAACCGCGGGCTGCGTATCGATGTGATCATGACGACCAGGTCACTCACAGACCGGCTGGTTGCGTCCGGTGTGGATTACCATATTCGCGCCATGGAAAAGCCATCGGATCACGCCCCCGTCTGGAGCGAGTTCGAGTAA